Proteins encoded by one window of Cannabis sativa cultivar Pink pepper isolate KNU-18-1 chromosome 4, ASM2916894v1, whole genome shotgun sequence:
- the LOC115714840 gene encoding spermidine coumaroyl-CoA acyltransferase, protein MQVEICDTTLIVPPNSPFSDDHIVLSLSHIDNDPNLRLTFRYLRAYVNSTTTNHPSNPFHVISSALSSALVPYYPLTGTLRSLPDRRLELVCSKGQGVPFVRAKASCTLDSLGYLDNPDTHFVEQLVPTPGPDEALAHPCMLQITMFDCGGFTLGTALHHSLADGLGATQFFNVMAKFARGEGSSIMPVWNRESLLGPRNPPRVEAPIREFLSLKSGFSAYEQSIGPVVRECFDVKDECLDGFKSQLLKHSGLNFTTFEALGAFIWRAKVKASKIPGDEIVKYAYSLNIRKIMMPPLPGDYWGNGCVPMYAKMRANDLVEKPIWETAEVIKMSKRNATEEYVRSFIDFQSLHYGEGITVGKEVSGFTDWRHLGHSNVDFGWGGPVTVLPLSTHLLGGLEPCYFLPYSSASVGNKDGFKVSVTLREFAMPAFKVQMDKFRSGDFALVINKD, encoded by the exons ATGCAAGTTGAAATCTGTGATACTACTTTAATAGTCCCACCAAATTCACCATTCTCCGATGACCACATCGTCCTCTCTCTTTCCCACATCGACAACGACCCCAATCTCCGACTCACCTTCCGTTACCTCCGGGCCTACGTTAACAGTACCACCACCAACCACCCATCAAACCCATTCCACGTCATCTCTTCAGCCCTCTCTTCCGCACTAGTTCCCTACTACCCTCTCACCGGCACCCTCCGATCTCTTCCGGATCGGCGGCTGGAGCTGGTATGTTCAAAAGGTCAAGGCGTCCCCTTTGTACGGGCCAAAGCGAGCTGTACACTTGATTCTCTGGGTTACCTCGATAACCCGGATACCCATTTTGTCGAACAGTTGGTGCCCACCCCAGGTCCGGACGAAGCTCTGGCTCACCCTTGTATGCTTCAGATCACGATGTTTGATTGCGGCGGGTTCACTCTCGGTACCGCACTTCACCACTCGCTCGCTGACGGACTCGGCGCAACTCAGTTCTTCAATGTAATGGCCAAGTTCGCTCGGGGAGAGGGATCGTCGATTATGCCGGTATGGAACCGGGAAAGTTTGTTGGGTCCCCGTAATCCGCCACGTGTCGAGGCGCCGATTCGGGAGTTCTTGAGTTTGAAGAGTGGGTTCTCTGCCTACGAACAATCGATTGGTCCGGTTGTGAGGGAATGCTTTGATGTGAAAGACGAGTGTCTGGATGGGTTTAAGAGCCAATTATTAAAGCATTCTGGTTTGAATTTCACCACGTTTGAAGCTCTCGGAGCTTTCATTTGGCGAGCAAA AGTGAAAGCTTCCAAGATCCCAGGAGATGAGATAGTAAAGTATGCATACTCACTCAACATAAGAAAGATAATGATGCCCCCATTACCAGGGGACTATTGGGGCAACGGTTGTGTTCCAATGTATGCCAAGATGAGAGCCAATGATTTAGTGGAGAAGCCCATTTGGGAAACGGCAGAGGTGATCAAGATGAGCAAAAGAAACGCCACTGAGGAGTACGTACGGTCCTTCATCGACTTTCAGAGCTTACATTATGGTGAAGGCATTACTGTTGGGAAAGAGGTGAGTGGGTTCACGGACTGGAGACACTTAGGACACTCTAATGTTGATTTTGGTTGGGGTGGTCCTGTCACTGTATTACCCCTCTCCACGCACCTTCTTGGGGGGCTCGAACCTTGCTATTTTTTGCCTTACTCTTCGGCCAGTGTAGGGAACAAGGATGGTTTCAAGGTTTCGGTGACTTTAAGAGAGTTTGCTATGCCTGCATTTAAGGTCCAGATGGACAAGTTTAGAAGTGGAGATTTTGCCCTTGTCATAAATAAAGATTAG